One Kribbella sp. NBC_00662 genomic region harbors:
- a CDS encoding peptidoglycan-binding protein, whose product MTASPKSRRRVLVSVAGVAVVSLGVGVAAGSRITSPEDAAAKTAPPKASQITVPVAKKALSSKVVGRGDASFDGAVNIRVETSGLSTPAIVTGKVPAVGSTITEGKALLEITGRPVIGLAGVLPMYRTLSPGSKGPDVLQLEQTLDRLGFDPGTVDDEYDLDTSAAVERLYEEAGYDAPEPDKQLTQEVDAAKKQVDAAKKQLRQAQAQLKAAKDAKAKDTSVQQGAVDDAEANLADAQDARSEAEFKAGTPLPVSEVVYVKTLPRRVDDVKVERGGTVNGVVMSASGSSLVVTLKVDAETAQRLKAGMVASLDLDGTAIAAKVRRVAKNGSTYDVVVAPNTLTASQLALLRDANVRVTIPVKSTSGKVLAVPLAALSSGSDGSSRVEVLRNGQVELVPVTVGLSADGFAQVTPKGDAKLSDGDQVVVGK is encoded by the coding sequence GTGACCGCTTCGCCCAAGTCCCGTCGCCGGGTCCTCGTCAGCGTGGCCGGGGTAGCCGTGGTCTCGCTCGGCGTCGGCGTCGCCGCGGGCAGTCGGATCACCTCGCCGGAGGACGCGGCCGCCAAGACCGCGCCGCCGAAGGCCTCCCAGATCACCGTGCCGGTGGCGAAGAAGGCGCTGTCGAGCAAGGTGGTGGGCCGCGGTGACGCCTCGTTCGACGGTGCGGTGAACATCAGGGTCGAGACGAGCGGGCTCAGCACTCCGGCGATCGTGACCGGCAAGGTGCCGGCGGTCGGGTCGACGATCACCGAGGGCAAGGCACTGCTCGAGATCACCGGGCGGCCGGTGATCGGGCTGGCCGGCGTACTGCCCATGTATCGGACGCTCTCGCCCGGCAGCAAGGGACCGGACGTGCTGCAGCTGGAGCAGACGCTCGACCGGCTCGGGTTCGACCCGGGGACGGTCGATGACGAATACGACCTCGACACGTCGGCCGCCGTGGAGCGGCTGTACGAGGAGGCCGGGTACGACGCGCCCGAGCCGGACAAGCAGCTGACCCAGGAAGTGGACGCCGCGAAGAAGCAGGTCGACGCCGCGAAGAAGCAGCTCCGGCAGGCGCAGGCTCAGCTCAAGGCGGCCAAGGATGCGAAGGCGAAGGACACGTCGGTGCAGCAAGGCGCCGTCGACGACGCCGAGGCGAATCTTGCCGACGCACAGGACGCGCGGAGCGAGGCCGAGTTCAAGGCCGGTACGCCGCTGCCGGTGTCCGAGGTGGTCTACGTGAAGACGCTGCCGCGCCGGGTCGACGACGTGAAGGTCGAGCGCGGCGGGACGGTGAACGGCGTGGTGATGTCGGCCAGCGGCTCGTCCCTGGTCGTCACGCTGAAGGTCGACGCGGAGACGGCGCAGCGGTTGAAGGCCGGCATGGTCGCGTCGCTCGACCTCGACGGTACGGCGATCGCGGCGAAGGTCCGCCGGGTCGCGAAGAACGGCAGCACGTACGACGTCGTGGTCGCGCCGAACACGCTGACCGCGAGCCAGTTGGCCCTGCTGCGGGACGCGAACGTCCGGGTGACGATCCCGGTGAAGAGCACGAGCGGCAAGGTTCTCGCCGTACCGCTGGCCGCGTTGTCGTCCGGGTCGGACGGCAGCTCGCGCGTCGAAGTACTGCGCAACGGTCAGGTGGAGCTGGTGCCGGTCACGGTCGGGCTGTCCGCGGACGGGTTCGCGCAGGTCACGCCGAAGGGCGATGCGAAGTTGTCCGACGGCGATCAGGTGGTGGTCGGGAAATGA
- a CDS encoding response regulator transcription factor has protein sequence MPARILVAEDDLKQAELIRRYLEREGHLTVVVHDGRAAIDEARRRSPDLLVLDVMMPKVDGLDVCRVLRADGEVPIIMLTARSTEDDLLLGLDLGADDYLTKPYNPRELVARVRTVLRRTRVRAEGEVYCVGELEIDPGRHEVRLAGKLIELTPAEFKILACLAASPGRAFSRQQLLEHAFGFDHYVFDRTVDVHVMNLRKKIEPSTAPTYLKTVYGVGYKLADKVVSHAS, from the coding sequence ATGCCAGCGCGGATCCTGGTCGCCGAAGACGACCTGAAGCAGGCGGAGTTGATCCGGCGGTATCTCGAGCGGGAGGGGCACCTGACCGTCGTCGTCCACGACGGCCGGGCCGCGATCGACGAGGCCCGCCGGCGCAGCCCCGACTTGCTGGTGCTCGACGTGATGATGCCGAAGGTCGACGGTCTGGACGTCTGCCGGGTACTGCGTGCCGACGGGGAAGTCCCGATCATCATGCTGACCGCCCGCTCCACCGAGGACGACCTGCTGCTCGGGCTCGACCTGGGCGCGGACGACTACCTGACCAAGCCGTACAACCCGCGTGAGCTCGTCGCCCGGGTGCGGACGGTGTTGCGGCGGACGCGGGTCCGCGCCGAGGGCGAGGTGTACTGCGTCGGCGAACTCGAGATCGACCCGGGCCGGCACGAGGTCCGGCTGGCCGGGAAGCTGATCGAGCTGACCCCGGCGGAGTTCAAGATCCTCGCCTGCCTCGCCGCATCGCCGGGGCGGGCGTTCTCGCGGCAGCAGTTGCTCGAGCACGCGTTCGGGTTCGACCACTACGTGTTCGACCGCACCGTCGACGTACACGTGATGAATCTGCGCAAGAAGATCGAGCCGTCCACGGCTCCGACGTACCTGAAGACGGTGTACGGCGTGGGGTACAAGCTGGCCGACAAGGTGGTCAGCCATGCGTCGTAG
- a CDS encoding sensor histidine kinase, translating to MRRSVLVRFLGLSLAVALGAVIATALIATYSTSEKLQGEIDANTGQLQVDGEIYGQLSKYAADHPTWSGVDKLVHELGDKLGRRVAVTTDDGSVIADSARMLGAAPALPSVPAATIDARSSGVSKLTALSDTAAYAARKTLASGSVGSFVATTATPPFVSASDWGMTDEERQQRDKLAQESVACWAAKGRPATVAKAGSVPQVMIESTQSVAGIRVMEKPGLAANDDECTPPGLYAPSAKAKVVNDDEVRRAIACLDAVGIKYQLNDFGGLKSLEPKVKGDVTDKFLDCTTQARVQALTPYVAPPAKLYLGAKSTFNVFSGEGLLRTAATALGVLLIAALVMILAGRRLVRPIVALTGAAQRMRNGDHAARVPVSGKDEVARLGHAFNDMAESIQRHDFQRKAMVSDVAHELRTPLANIKGYLVASEDGVVPLDGELVTSLLEETELLEHLVADLQDLALADAGMLRLHPAPRDLTELAQQVVAAHRPTAEEASVTLSSTASGSTPAVVDSARIRQALGNLVANAIRYTPPGGQVQVGVRRVGDGYNLSVTDNGTGIAEEHLPYVFDRFYRAEHSRSRSTGGSGLGLAITKHLAEAHGGKITVTSRLGSGSTFTIWLPTAATLSG from the coding sequence ATGCGTCGTAGTGTGCTCGTCCGGTTTCTCGGACTGTCGCTCGCGGTGGCGCTCGGCGCGGTGATCGCGACCGCGTTGATCGCGACCTACAGCACGTCGGAGAAGCTGCAGGGCGAGATCGACGCGAACACCGGGCAACTCCAGGTCGACGGCGAGATCTACGGACAGCTGTCGAAGTACGCCGCGGACCACCCGACCTGGTCGGGTGTGGACAAACTCGTGCACGAACTGGGCGACAAGCTCGGTCGCCGGGTCGCGGTCACCACCGACGACGGCTCGGTGATCGCAGACTCGGCCCGGATGCTCGGCGCCGCGCCCGCGCTCCCCTCGGTGCCGGCGGCAACCATCGATGCGCGGAGCTCGGGGGTTTCGAAGCTGACCGCGCTGTCGGACACGGCCGCCTACGCCGCGCGCAAGACGCTCGCATCCGGGTCAGTGGGGAGTTTCGTGGCGACCACTGCGACGCCGCCGTTCGTCTCCGCCTCCGACTGGGGCATGACCGACGAGGAACGACAGCAACGCGACAAGCTGGCCCAGGAGTCGGTCGCGTGCTGGGCCGCGAAGGGCAGGCCCGCGACCGTCGCGAAGGCGGGAAGCGTCCCGCAGGTGATGATCGAGTCGACGCAGTCGGTGGCCGGGATCCGCGTGATGGAGAAGCCCGGCCTCGCGGCGAACGACGACGAGTGCACCCCGCCCGGCCTGTACGCACCGAGCGCCAAGGCGAAGGTGGTGAACGACGACGAGGTCCGCCGGGCGATCGCCTGCCTCGATGCCGTGGGCATCAAGTACCAGCTCAACGACTTCGGGGGCTTGAAGTCGCTCGAGCCGAAGGTCAAGGGCGACGTCACCGACAAGTTCCTCGACTGCACCACGCAGGCGCGCGTCCAGGCGCTGACGCCGTACGTCGCTCCGCCGGCGAAGCTGTATCTCGGGGCGAAGAGCACGTTCAACGTGTTCTCCGGCGAGGGCCTTCTGCGTACGGCGGCGACTGCGCTCGGCGTACTGCTGATCGCGGCGCTGGTGATGATCCTCGCCGGTCGTCGTCTGGTCCGCCCGATCGTCGCGCTGACCGGTGCGGCGCAGCGGATGCGGAACGGGGACCATGCGGCCCGCGTACCGGTGAGCGGGAAGGACGAGGTCGCTCGGCTCGGGCACGCGTTCAACGACATGGCCGAATCCATTCAGCGGCACGACTTCCAGCGGAAGGCGATGGTGAGCGATGTCGCGCACGAACTGCGTACGCCGCTGGCCAACATCAAGGGGTATCTGGTCGCGTCCGAGGACGGCGTGGTGCCGCTCGACGGTGAACTCGTCACGTCGCTGCTGGAGGAGACAGAGCTGCTCGAGCACCTGGTCGCCGACCTGCAGGACCTCGCACTCGCCGACGCAGGCATGCTCCGCCTCCACCCGGCTCCCCGCGACCTCACCGAGCTCGCCCAGCAAGTCGTCGCCGCCCACCGCCCCACCGCCGAAGAGGCCTCGGTCACGCTTTCATCCACAGCTTCTGGGTCGACGCCGGCAGTCGTCGACAGCGCCCGCATTCGCCAAGCGTTGGGCAACCTCGTCGCCAATGCGATCCGGTACACACCACCGGGCGGTCAGGTGCAGGTCGGCGTACGGCGCGTCGGCGACGGCTACAACCTGAGCGTCACCGACAACGGCACGGGGATCGCCGAGGAGCACCTGCCGTATGTGTTCGACCGCTTCTACCGGGCCGAGCACTCCCGCAGCCGTAGTACCGGAGGAAGCGGGCTCGGGCTCGCGATCACCAAGCACCTGGCCGAGGCACATGGCGGCAAGATCACAGTCACCAGCCGACTGGGTTCCGGGAGCACCTTCACGATCTGGCTCCCCACGGCTGCAACACTGTCGGGGTGA
- a CDS encoding MmcQ/YjbR family DNA-binding protein — MADVHEIASGMPHVTKWERDDGTDRPVYQVGGKSFVFFRTPRPDAVDPDTGEKYDDVIMIWVESEDEKLALVSDESTPFFTTPHFDGHPSVLIRGSRLGEISKQELTEIVQDAWLSRASNRRATTWLEEHRLS; from the coding sequence GTGGCCGACGTCCACGAGATCGCGTCGGGGATGCCGCATGTCACCAAGTGGGAACGCGACGACGGTACGGATCGGCCCGTGTACCAGGTCGGCGGGAAGTCGTTCGTCTTCTTCCGTACGCCGCGGCCGGACGCCGTCGATCCGGACACCGGCGAGAAGTACGACGACGTGATCATGATCTGGGTCGAGTCCGAGGACGAGAAGCTCGCACTGGTCTCGGACGAGTCGACCCCGTTCTTCACCACACCCCACTTCGACGGTCACCCGTCCGTCCTCATCCGAGGCAGCCGACTGGGCGAGATCTCGAAGCAGGAACTCACCGAGATCGTCCAGGACGCCTGGCTGTCGAGAGCCTCCAACCGTCGCGCGACGACGTGGCTCGAAGAACACCGCTTGAGCTGA
- a CDS encoding LLM class F420-dependent oxidoreductase, with translation MRWGLTVPLTGVPLRDHRSLISELFELGYTDLWSAEVAGADAFTPLVLASEWDQRLRLGTAVVPVHTRGPAALAMSAAALADLAPGRFVLGIGASSETIVTGWNGIAYDPPFARTRDVLRFLRQAFAGEKVDGTFDSFTINRFRLEKAPDVPPAVMLAALRPQMLRLAAREADGAITNWLSADDVRQVRAELGPDKELAARIFVCVTEDAEMARNIGRFLIATYLTVPGYAAFHDWLGRGTAMKPMRDAWSAGDRNAAMAAVPVEILDDLIVHGTPEQCRTHINRYVENGLDTPIIATLPTGTNLLETARALAP, from the coding sequence ATGCGCTGGGGATTGACGGTTCCGCTGACCGGGGTGCCGCTGCGGGACCACCGTTCGCTGATCTCGGAGTTGTTCGAGCTCGGGTATACGGACCTGTGGTCGGCGGAGGTGGCCGGGGCGGATGCGTTCACGCCGCTCGTGCTGGCGTCGGAGTGGGATCAGCGGCTGCGGCTCGGGACGGCCGTCGTACCGGTGCACACGCGCGGGCCGGCTGCGCTGGCGATGAGTGCGGCGGCGTTGGCGGACCTCGCGCCGGGGCGGTTCGTGCTCGGGATCGGGGCGTCGTCGGAGACGATCGTGACCGGGTGGAACGGGATCGCGTACGACCCGCCGTTCGCGCGAACCCGCGACGTACTGCGGTTCCTGCGGCAGGCGTTCGCCGGGGAGAAGGTGGACGGGACGTTCGACAGCTTCACGATCAACCGCTTCCGGCTGGAGAAGGCGCCGGACGTGCCGCCCGCGGTGATGCTCGCGGCGCTGCGGCCGCAGATGCTCCGGCTCGCCGCTCGGGAGGCAGATGGCGCGATCACGAACTGGTTGTCGGCGGACGACGTGCGGCAGGTGCGCGCTGAGCTGGGGCCGGACAAGGAGTTGGCCGCGCGGATCTTCGTCTGCGTGACCGAGGACGCGGAGATGGCGCGCAACATCGGGCGCTTCCTGATCGCGACGTACCTGACTGTCCCCGGGTACGCCGCCTTCCACGACTGGCTCGGCCGCGGTACGGCAATGAAACCGATGCGCGACGCCTGGTCCGCCGGCGACCGCAACGCCGCGATGGCCGCCGTACCTGTCGAGATCCTCGACGACCTGATCGTCCACGGCACCCCCGAACAATGCCGCACCCACATCAACCGCTACGTCGAGAACGGCCTGGACACCCCCATCATCGCCACCCTCCCCACCGGCACCAACCTCCTCGAAACAGCCCGAGCCCTCGCGCCCTAG
- a CDS encoding SDR family oxidoreductase — protein MRRNILITGASSGLGAEMARQFAAKGRNLALTARRTERLEALRAELVERYPQLQVVIHSLDVNDHDQVFEVFRKVDTELPLDRIIVNAGLGKGAPLGTGRFDANRETALTNFVGALAQAEAALELFRARNAGHLVFISSISGLRGLPKTVTTYAATKAGMASLAEGLRMELLGKPIKVSTIYPGYIRSEMNERVAHTPLIVDTVPGVRAMVAAIESEKSKAYVPAWPWGPMAQVMRFAPLAVLKRML, from the coding sequence ATGAGACGGAACATCTTGATCACCGGCGCCAGCTCCGGGCTCGGTGCGGAGATGGCGCGGCAGTTCGCCGCGAAGGGCCGCAATCTGGCGCTGACTGCGCGCCGTACCGAGCGGCTGGAAGCGTTGCGGGCAGAGCTGGTCGAGCGTTATCCACAACTCCAGGTAGTTATCCACAGCCTGGATGTGAACGATCACGACCAGGTGTTCGAGGTCTTCCGCAAGGTCGACACCGAGCTGCCGCTGGACCGGATCATCGTGAACGCCGGTCTTGGCAAGGGCGCGCCGCTCGGCACCGGCCGCTTCGACGCGAATCGGGAGACCGCGCTGACCAACTTCGTCGGGGCGCTCGCCCAGGCGGAGGCGGCGCTCGAGTTGTTCCGAGCGCGCAACGCCGGCCACCTGGTGTTCATCTCGTCGATCTCCGGACTGCGCGGGCTGCCGAAGACGGTGACGACGTACGCCGCGACGAAGGCGGGGATGGCGTCGCTGGCCGAGGGGCTGCGAATGGAGTTGCTCGGGAAGCCGATCAAGGTCAGCACGATCTACCCCGGGTACATCCGGTCGGAGATGAACGAGCGGGTCGCGCACACGCCGCTGATCGTCGACACCGTGCCGGGAGTACGGGCGATGGTGGCCGCGATCGAGTCCGAGAAGTCGAAGGCGTACGTGCCGGCGTGGCCGTGGGGGCCGATGGCTCAGGTGATGCGATTCGCGCCGCTCGCCGTACTGAAGAGGATGCTGTGA
- a CDS encoding histidine phosphatase family protein, whose protein sequence is MAVVYLIRHAQASFGARDYDKLSSLGERQAARLGETLSDVKPDLVVSGSMRRHEQTATLAGFTPEVDKGYDEFDHEQVIVAHKPAYRVRPVMLADLARTGNPKRAFQDMFTAATQRWIDGGEGYTESFAEFCGRSEAAVRRTAERLGKGGTALVFTSGGPIAAVVSRLLSGGDGLWAKLNPVTINTAITKVVSGRGGLTVVSYNEHVHVGSEMLSYR, encoded by the coding sequence ATGGCAGTCGTCTACCTGATCCGGCACGCGCAGGCGTCGTTCGGCGCCCGCGACTACGACAAGCTGTCATCGCTGGGTGAGCGGCAGGCCGCGCGGCTGGGCGAGACGTTGTCGGACGTGAAGCCGGACCTTGTGGTCTCCGGTTCGATGCGCCGGCACGAGCAGACGGCGACGCTGGCCGGGTTCACCCCTGAGGTCGACAAGGGGTACGACGAGTTCGACCACGAGCAGGTGATCGTCGCGCACAAACCGGCGTACCGCGTCCGCCCGGTGATGCTCGCCGACCTGGCGCGGACCGGGAACCCGAAGCGTGCGTTCCAGGACATGTTCACCGCGGCGACGCAGCGGTGGATCGACGGCGGCGAGGGGTATACCGAGAGCTTTGCGGAGTTCTGCGGTCGGTCCGAGGCGGCGGTACGGCGTACTGCCGAGCGACTGGGGAAGGGCGGAACGGCGCTCGTCTTCACGTCGGGCGGGCCGATCGCGGCAGTCGTGAGCCGGCTGCTGTCCGGCGGGGACGGGCTGTGGGCGAAGCTGAACCCGGTGACGATCAACACTGCGATCACGAAGGTCGTGTCAGGGCGGGGTGGGCTGACCGTGGTGAGCTACAACGAGCATGTCCACGTCGGCAGCGAGATGCTCTCGTACAGATAG
- a CDS encoding phosphotransferase family protein: MGDAARAVRDEDAFDVPAVDAWLRRRTELPGGLPEVKQFTGGASNLTYLLSYPGHDLILRRPPAGTKAKSAHDMGREYRIQAGLKPVFRYVPEMVAHCNDDAVIGSEFYVMERVPGTIPGHHELGVDLTPEQTRQLGFTLIDTLAELHAVDPAAAGLSELGRGAGYVERQVTGWSDRYRKAKTWNVPSYERVMAWLAANQPADVRTCVIHNDFRLDNVVLAPDDPLHVVGVLDWELATLGDPLMDLGSALAYWVQADDDWAFRRFRLQPSDVPGMLTRDEIVEYYAKRSGLVADNWAFYEVFGLFRLAVIAQQIYYRYHHKQTRNPRFKNFWLPVNLLERRCRRIIRQA, translated from the coding sequence ATGGGTGATGCCGCGCGGGCGGTCCGGGACGAGGACGCGTTCGACGTACCGGCCGTCGACGCCTGGCTGCGGCGGCGGACGGAGTTGCCGGGCGGCCTGCCCGAGGTGAAGCAGTTCACCGGCGGCGCGTCCAACCTGACCTACCTGTTGAGCTACCCAGGTCACGACCTGATCCTGCGTCGGCCACCGGCGGGGACGAAAGCGAAGAGCGCGCACGACATGGGGCGCGAGTACCGGATCCAGGCCGGCCTCAAGCCGGTGTTCCGGTACGTCCCGGAGATGGTTGCCCACTGCAACGACGACGCGGTGATCGGTTCCGAGTTCTACGTGATGGAGCGGGTCCCCGGCACGATCCCCGGCCACCACGAGCTCGGCGTCGACCTGACTCCGGAGCAGACCAGACAACTCGGCTTCACGTTGATCGACACGCTCGCCGAGCTGCACGCGGTCGACCCCGCGGCGGCCGGGTTGTCCGAGCTCGGTCGCGGCGCGGGGTACGTCGAACGGCAGGTCACCGGCTGGTCCGACCGGTACCGCAAGGCGAAGACGTGGAATGTGCCCAGCTACGAGCGCGTGATGGCGTGGCTCGCGGCGAACCAGCCGGCCGACGTACGGACGTGTGTTATCCACAACGACTTCCGCCTCGACAACGTCGTACTCGCACCGGACGATCCGCTGCACGTGGTCGGCGTGCTCGACTGGGAGTTGGCGACGCTCGGCGATCCGTTGATGGATCTCGGCAGTGCGCTCGCGTACTGGGTGCAGGCCGATGACGATTGGGCGTTCCGCCGGTTCAGGCTGCAGCCGTCCGACGTGCCGGGGATGCTGACCCGCGACGAGATCGTGGAGTACTACGCCAAGCGGTCCGGGCTCGTCGCGGACAACTGGGCGTTCTACGAGGTGTTCGGGCTGTTCCGGCTGGCGGTGATCGCACAGCAGATCTACTACCGCTACCACCACAAACAGACCCGGAACCCACGGTTCAAGAACTTCTGGCTCCCGGTCAATCTGCTCGAGCGCCGCTGCCGTCGCATCATCCGGCAGGCGTAG
- a CDS encoding SDR family NAD(P)-dependent oxidoreductase — MSRVLVTGGASGLGAALVSQFVAEGHQVLTTDIGADGDGTPYLKLDVRRPEDWDAAVAWCEQNWGGLDILVNNAGIATGGRIDVETLDEWDRVVDINLMGVVRGCRAFAPLFKRQRSGHIVNTASAAGLVHPPMMSSYNTVKAGVVALSETLSHELHPYGVTVSVICPSFFRTNLADSIRGADSAMGATARQLIEKSPRSAEDIATAVLAGIKKRQFLIIPDRPAAMAWRTKRFARPLYNRQMRKIAERARQRAETSNG; from the coding sequence ATGAGCCGAGTCCTCGTCACCGGCGGCGCGAGCGGGCTGGGTGCCGCGCTGGTCTCCCAGTTCGTTGCTGAGGGCCACCAAGTCCTGACCACGGACATCGGCGCGGATGGCGACGGTACGCCGTACCTCAAGCTCGACGTACGCCGGCCGGAGGACTGGGACGCCGCGGTCGCGTGGTGTGAGCAGAACTGGGGCGGCCTGGACATCCTGGTCAACAACGCCGGGATCGCGACCGGCGGCCGGATCGACGTCGAGACGCTCGACGAGTGGGATCGCGTCGTCGACATCAACCTGATGGGTGTGGTGCGCGGCTGCCGCGCGTTCGCGCCGTTGTTCAAGCGGCAGCGATCGGGTCACATCGTGAACACCGCGTCCGCGGCCGGGCTCGTCCACCCGCCGATGATGAGCTCGTACAACACGGTCAAGGCCGGTGTGGTCGCGCTGTCGGAGACGCTGTCGCACGAGCTCCATCCGTACGGCGTGACCGTGTCCGTGATCTGCCCGTCGTTCTTCCGGACCAACCTCGCCGACTCGATCCGCGGCGCGGACAGCGCGATGGGTGCGACCGCGCGGCAGCTGATCGAGAAGTCGCCGCGGTCCGCCGAGGACATCGCTACGGCCGTACTCGCGGGGATCAAGAAGAGGCAGTTCCTGATCATCCCGGACCGGCCGGCCGCGATGGCGTGGCGGACCAAGCGTTTCGCGCGACCGTTGTACAACCGGCAGATGCGGAAGATCGCGGAGCGAGCGCGGCAGCGGGCCGAGACGTCGAATGGGTGA
- a CDS encoding acyl-CoA dehydrogenase family protein produces the protein MGFEPSARAQDLVARVDTFLRNEIEPVEAELHTAIRTAGDPWQPQPMIKELQAKARDAGLWNLFLPPAEPGNEQYGEGLSNLDYAPIAELTGRSFIAPYIFNCNAPDTGNMEVLLRYGTDEQKKQWLEPLLDGTIRSAFCMTEPDVASSDATNMEATAVVDGDEVVINGRKWWSTGVGHPDCQLLIFMGLTDPDAHRYARHTMVLVPRETPGVKVERLLPAMHRYDEPHGHGEVSFTEVRVPASNILMGPGRAFEIAQGRLGPGRVHHCMRLIGLAEKALELALQRGTSRTAFGKPLVNLGGNRERIADARIAINQARLLVLQTAYLLDTEGLAGALSEVSQIKVAVPRMAQDVIDMAIQLHGGGGLSDDFPLAAAWTSARALRLADGPDEVHRGVIARIELASYLAGQESK, from the coding sequence ATGGGGTTCGAACCTTCGGCCCGGGCTCAGGATCTGGTCGCGCGGGTAGACACCTTCCTGCGCAACGAGATCGAGCCGGTCGAGGCGGAGCTGCACACCGCGATCCGTACCGCCGGTGACCCGTGGCAGCCGCAACCGATGATCAAGGAGCTCCAGGCGAAGGCACGCGATGCCGGCCTGTGGAACCTGTTCCTACCACCCGCCGAGCCGGGCAACGAGCAGTACGGCGAAGGCCTCAGCAACCTCGACTACGCCCCGATCGCCGAGCTCACCGGCCGGTCGTTCATCGCGCCGTACATCTTCAACTGCAACGCTCCGGACACCGGCAACATGGAGGTCCTGCTCCGCTACGGCACCGACGAGCAGAAGAAGCAGTGGCTGGAGCCGTTGCTCGACGGCACGATCCGGTCCGCGTTCTGCATGACCGAGCCGGACGTCGCGTCGTCAGACGCCACCAACATGGAAGCGACCGCTGTCGTCGACGGCGACGAGGTCGTGATCAACGGCCGCAAGTGGTGGAGCACCGGCGTCGGCCACCCGGACTGCCAGCTCCTCATCTTCATGGGTCTGACCGATCCCGACGCCCACCGATACGCACGCCACACGATGGTCCTCGTCCCGCGCGAGACCCCGGGCGTGAAGGTCGAGCGCCTCCTCCCCGCGATGCACAGGTACGACGAACCGCACGGACACGGCGAGGTGTCGTTCACCGAGGTCCGCGTCCCGGCGTCGAACATCCTGATGGGACCGGGCCGCGCGTTCGAGATCGCCCAGGGCCGTCTCGGTCCGGGTCGCGTGCACCACTGCATGCGGCTGATCGGCCTTGCGGAGAAGGCGCTCGAGCTCGCGCTGCAGCGTGGCACCAGCCGTACGGCGTTCGGCAAGCCGCTCGTGAACCTCGGCGGCAACCGCGAGCGGATCGCCGACGCGCGGATCGCGATCAACCAGGCACGGTTGCTCGTCCTGCAAACGGCGTACCTGCTCGACACCGAAGGGCTCGCGGGTGCGTTGAGCGAGGTGAGTCAGATCAAGGTCGCCGTACCGCGGATGGCGCAGGACGTCATCGACATGGCGATCCAGTTGCACGGCGGCGGCGGGCTGTCCGACGACTTCCCGCTCGCGGCCGCGTGGACGAGTGCGCGTGCGTTGCGACTGGCCGACGGGCCCGACGAGGTGCATCGTGGGGTGATCGCGAGGATCGAGCTCGCGTCGTACCTGGCTGGTCAGGAGAGCAAATGA
- a CDS encoding TetR/AcrR family transcriptional regulator, which translates to MDHRLSADDRKKQLVRIGLMMLRTKPIHELSIDAIAGHAGISRGLLFHYFPSKRDYYVAVISAAGRRLLRVTKPDSSLPPEDQLREMLTQFVAFIERRRTAYISFVRGAAGGDDFAVEVYDETRAGLTKRVLTYIGTPEVADEPKSLDYLRIHAWLSYAEDLAIEWSGLPEADRPYDADYLINHAIEALHTLRKL; encoded by the coding sequence ATGGATCACCGGCTGTCGGCGGACGACCGCAAGAAGCAACTGGTCAGGATCGGCCTGATGATGCTGCGGACCAAACCGATCCACGAACTGTCGATCGACGCCATCGCCGGCCACGCCGGGATCTCCCGCGGCCTGCTGTTCCACTACTTCCCGAGCAAACGCGACTACTACGTGGCCGTCATCTCCGCCGCCGGCCGCCGCCTCCTCCGCGTCACCAAGCCCGACAGCTCCCTCCCGCCGGAGGACCAGCTCCGCGAGATGCTGACCCAGTTCGTGGCCTTCATCGAGCGGCGTCGTACGGCGTACATCTCGTTCGTGCGAGGTGCTGCCGGCGGGGATGATTTCGCGGTCGAGGTGTACGACGAGACGCGGGCCGGCCTCACCAAGCGGGTGTTGACCTACATCGGCACACCCGAGGTCGCCGACGAACCGAAGTCGCTGGACTATCTGCGGATCCACGCATGGCTGTCGTACGCCGAAGACCTCGCGATCGAGTGGTCCGGTCTACCCGAAGCCGACCGCCCGTACGACGCGGACTACCTGATCAACCACGCCATCGAAGCACTCCACACACTCCGCAAGCTGTAG